A region of Mugil cephalus isolate CIBA_MC_2020 chromosome 3, CIBA_Mcephalus_1.1, whole genome shotgun sequence DNA encodes the following proteins:
- the LOC125004970 gene encoding GDP-fucose transporter 1-like: MTMADATDGPGETFIFRAVRIAAVVALYWFVSITMVFLNNYLLDNRVLDAPLFVTFYQCLVTVGLCWLMQLLSKVCPGLIDFPVVRFDLKTSREVLPLSIVFICMITFNNLCLKYVGVAFYTIGRSLSTVFNVLFSYFILKQTTSLQALMCCGIILGGFWLGVDQEGMTGALSWSGVFFGVLASACVSLNAIFTKKVMPAVDGSIWKLSYYNNINACILFIPLILVFGELGRLVNFSGLTNLGFWGMMTLGGVFGFAIGYVTGLQIKFTSPLTHNVSGTAKACAQTVIAVVYNSSSKSLLWWTSNMLVLGGSSAYTWVKSLEMQKSPPKQPESSDKEQLLPGEKSNTGV, encoded by the exons ATGACCATGGCCGACGCCACGGATGGACCCGGAGAGACTTTTATTTTCCGAGCGGTCAGAATAGCAGCGGTGGTTGCTCTGTATTGGTTCGTTTCAATAACAATGGTCTTCCTCAACAATTACCTGCTGGACAATCGAGTCTTGGACGCGCCGCTGTTTGTCACTTTCTACCAGTGTCTGGTGACCGTGGGGCTGTGCTGGCTCATGCAGCTGTTGTCCAAAGTGTGCCCGGGACTCATCGACTTCCCGGTCGTCAGATTCGATTTAAAGACGTCCCGGGAAGTCCTGCCTCTGTCCATCGTCTTCATCTGCATGATCACCTTCAACAACCTGTGCCTGAAATATGTCGGGGTGGCTTTCTACACGATCGGTCGTTCCCTCAGCACCGTTTTCAATGtgctgttttcatattttatccTGAAACAAACCACGTCTTTACAAGCCCTGATGTGCTGTGGGATCATACTGG GTGGTTTCTGGCTCGGCGTGGACCAGGAAGGCATGACCGGTGCCCTCTCCTGGTCAGGCGTCTTCTTTGGGGTCCTCGCTAGCGCCTGTGTCTCCCTCAACGCCATCTTCACTAAGAAGGTGATGCCCGCAGTGGACGGAAGCATTTGGAAACTGTCCTACTACAACAACATTAACGCCTGCATCCTCTTCATCCCGCTCATCCTCGTGTTTGGAGAGCTGGGCCGACTCGTCAACTTCAGCGGCCTCACCAACCTCGGCTTCTGGGGGATGATGACGCTCGGAGGGGTGTTTGGTTTCGCCATCGGCTACGTCACAGGCCTCCAGATCAAGTTCACCAGCCCGCTCACGCACAACGTCTCGGGGACGGCCAAGGCCTGTGCTCAGACTGTGATTGCGGTGGTGTACAACTCTTCCAGTAAAAGCCTGCTGTGGTGGACCAGTAACATGTTGGTCCTCGGTGGCTCGTCGGCGTACACTTGGGTCAAAAGTCTAGAAATGCAGAAGTCTCCTCCCAAACAACCTGAGAGCTCAGATAAGGAGCAACTACTGCCAGGAGAGAAGAGCAACACGGGAGTGTGA
- the LOC125005984 gene encoding GDP-fucose transporter 1-like, which produces MNRTPLKRSGILSMALTGSMDGRGETFILRAVRIAAVVALYWFVSITMVFLNNHLLDNRDLDAPLFVTFYQCLVTVGLCWLMQLLSKACPGLIDFPVVRFDLKTSREVLPLSIVFICMITFNNLCLKYVGVAFYTVGRSLSTVFNVLFSYFILKQTTSFRALVCCGIILGGFWLGVDQEGMTGALSWSGVFFGVLASACVSLNAIYTKKVMPAVDGNIWKLSYYNNINACVLFIPLILVFGELGRLVSFSRLADLGFWGMMTLGGVFGFAIGYVTGLQIKFTSPLTHNVSGTAKACAQTVIAVVYNSSSKSLLWWTSNMLVLGGSSAYTWVKSLEMQKSPRRDPQNSAKEKLLPGERSNMGV; this is translated from the exons ATGAACAGGACACCGCTGAAGCGGTCCGGTATCTTGTCGATGGCTCTGACCGGCTCCATGGACGGACGCGGAGAGACTTTCATTCTCCGAGCGGTCAGAATAGCGGCGGTGGTTGCTCTGTACTGGTTCGTTTCAATAACAATGGTCTTCCTCAACAATCACCTGCTGGACAATCGGGACTTGGACGCGCCGCTGTTTGTCACTTTCTACCAGTGTCTGGTGACCGTGGGGCTGTGCTGGCTCATGCAGCTGTTGTCCAAAGCGTGCCCGGGACTCATCGACTTCCCTGTGGTCAGATTCGATTTGAAGACGTCCCGGGAAGTCCTGCCTCTGTCCATCGTCTTCATCTGCATGATCACCTTCAACAACCTGTGCTTGAAATACGTCGGGGTGGCTTTCTACACTGTCGGTCGTTCCCTCAGCACCGTTTTCAATGtgctgttttcatattttatccTGAAACAGACCACGTCTTTCAGAGCCCTGGTGTGCTGTGGGATCATACTGG GTGGTTTCTGGCTCGGCGTGGACCAGGAAGGCATGACCGGCGCCCTGTCCTGGTCAGGCGTCTTCTTTGGGGTCCTCGCTAGCGCCTGTGTCTCCCTCAACGCCATCTACACCAAGAAGGTGATGCCCGCAGTGGACGGAAACATTTGGAAACTGTCCTACTACAACAACATTAACGCCTGCGTCCTCTTCATCCCGCTCATCCTCGTGTTCGGAGAGCTGGGCCGCCTCGTAAGCTTCAGCCGCCTCGCCGACCTCGGCTTCTGGGGGATGATGACGCTCGGAGGGGTGTTCGGTTTCGCCATCGGCTACGTCACAGGCCTCCAGATCAAGTTCACCAGCCCGCTCACGCACAACGTCTCGGGGACGGCCAAGGCCTGTGCGCAGACTGTGATTGCGGTGGTGTACAACTCTTCCAGTAAAAGCCTGCTGTGGTGGACCAGTAACATGTTGGTCCTCGGTGGCTCGTCGGCGTACACTTGGGTCAAAAGTCTAGAAATGCAGAAGTCTCCCCGCAGGGACCCTCAGAACTCGGCCAAGGAGAAACTGCTGCCAGGAGAGCGGAGCAACATGGGGGTGTGA